The Garra rufa chromosome 20, GarRuf1.0, whole genome shotgun sequence genome contains the following window.
GTTTAAGTCTGTCTTTGTTGTGAAGGCATTTCATCTATTCAGACCTTTGAGTCACATGTTTAATTGAAACTCCACCCGAATATTGCAATTTGTGCTGTCTTCATTAAGTCTAAATTTACTCATACTGCCTTGTCCAGTTAGGCACCGACATCTATTcagaaatatatatacacacacgcaTGAATTCCTTTGCAGCTTCCTCATAAGGGTTAAATACTCTGGCCCTTGATTTATAATACTTTTGGTggtgacacacacaaacacactctctTTGTCAAATTGTAGAAAACGCCCTCAAACTCCAACTATATAAGATGACAGAACTGGCCTCAAAGGCACCACACTCTTCAGGAAAATTCTAGACACTTTTTGTATCGTCCTCTTTCGCATTCATCCATCTCTGCAGCCATCCACCATGTCAGGCATCCAAAACGCGACCTGCACCAAACCCAGCTCCTTCAGCTTCCCTGAGACCTGCACCAAACCCAGCTCCTTCAGCTTCCCTGAGACCTGCACCAAACCCAGCTCCTTCAGCTTCCCTGAGACCTGCTCTGAGACCTGCACCAAACCCAGCTCCTTCAGCTTCCCTGAGACCTGCACCAAACCCAGCTCCTTCAGCTTCCCTGAGACCTGCTCTGAGACCTGCACCAAACCCAGCTCCTTCAGCTTCCCTGAGACCTGCTCTGAGACCTGCACCAAACCCAGCTCCTTCAGCTTCCCCAAGACCTACTCTGAGACCTGCCCTAAACCGAGCTCTTTCACCTGTCCTAAAACCTGCCCCAGCCCCTGCTCCTTGTCCAGCCCCAAGTCTTCCCTCTGCTCCTTCTCCACAACTTCAAAGTCCATAATCGGTCCTCGTAGGTGTGGTTCAGTTACACCCAAAGCCTACAGTGTCAGTGGTATTGGAAATAAGACCCGCATCTCTACCTGCTCCTATCGCGCGAATAATTGCTCCCCATGTCCACCACTCAGAATTGATGGAGGACACTGTGGAAGATTTGGCGCAAGAATCATGGCTGCAGGGTGTTATGAAAAGGATTATGACTACTTCCAGAAGAGTGAGAAGGCCACCATGCAAGACCTGAATGACCGTCTGGCATCCTATCTGGATAAGGTGCACTATTTGGAGGCTGCCAATGCTACTCTGGAGAAACAGATCCGAGAGTACTATGAAAAAAAGGGGCTGATCTGCCAGAGGGACTACAGCTGCTACTTCAAAACCATTGAATGCCTTCAGGAAAAGGTACAAACAGACAATTAATGGTggcaatttttaaaataaatagcaaaaatGATTCTAATAAACGTGGCACATTCAGATTTTTGATCTTAGCAGCAAaatgtaagatatttttgacaGAAATAGTCTGCTGTGATCTACATTTATAGTTTTCTTTGTCAATGCTCTTCATTATAGATGAAAGACGCTACTGTCACCAACGGCAAAATCCTCCTGCAGATCGACAACTCTAAACTGGCTGCTGATGACTTTAAGATAAAGTGAGTTCTCTAAAGGCAATTTCACATCTAGTTTTTTTGGAGCATTGAAAACTGTTTTTATAAATACTGTCTATTAATAGTGAGGTCTAATTTGTGTCCcttttcagaaggaaaaaaacatcatAAGGAATATTTGTTACATGCAAATTATGAATATGATTAATATTATGGAACAGTACACAATGTGAAGCACAGCTTCTGGCtgcaaatatataaatgtaaatatatggaAGCAAATATGTGTACAAAGATATATACCAGGGGAGTTTTCTCTGAGGAGGCAaaggaggcagtgcctcctcaaaattggatgagaaaaaaaaaagtgtaatacaaaaataacacaagTCTGCATTTTAACAGACCTCCTGAAGCATGCAGTGGGTTTGGTGGGAAATAATTGAGAATTAATGGGGaaaaagtcacatgagaggaggcaatggctccatcgcgatatgatttgatatgaatatgtttggctgtgattggttcatgcagtaaatccctcttgtgtttgtgtgcgttcCGTGTTCGTGAATCagactgaatgaacaatataatggtctTAATatgaagactaattaaaaaaaaagtaagtgaACAACTCACACGCTTATAACCACTTTGTAATGTCAACATAAGACCTAAAATGACATGAAAATATGATCTGTTGGAGTTTTTAGTGtttaatcagcttggtgaaatttaaagtatatctacatgtctgtgaccaatagttacctagctttgatgactgatgatccaaaattttcaaaaatagtttaaagttagcaattaaaataaatagcTGAACATAACACAAAGTTTACAAATAGTTTAAATAGTTTCTGCCTTAAGTTATtactttggaataaatgtaaaatgcttaaaaaaacactaatttgataagattcatacttggctttattacataaaatattaattagctacatttttaatgtaaaatataaaataggtATTTTCTTCTTTCTCAAATAGTGTAAGtgatgtttatttaaccaagaaaatgtgactttGACATGAATttacaattaattttaaaaatatttaaaaaatgtaaaaatatataaagtaaaaGTTTGAAAATTATGTGACCTATGACCTTAATACAGTGTGTGCTATTGTTGTAAAgaccttaaaggtcccatattgtcaaaatcgaaatttcctggcttttttcatgataactgaggtctaggggctatgtaactaccatatgagtttcaaaacagtcaatccacagtaaactgcacacagcctgttTAAAGtggctgttcattttcacgagccgctgtgacttccgtaacgatgtgacgtccgatctactcagtcaccgccttcagtcaccaccccagcaccaaccaccgtcctaCCCTCCTTTtatcaaacccagacaacatcgcgtccataacattgctaagcaacaacaacacggaaacaagtggagaaaaccctgttcagtctatagatgttgAAACTAggctacatcattgcacaggcttcagtacaacgtgaatataagagaccagtggcacgtcaacttcagcctctttcacacagcgattccggtaaatacacggataatgtttcccatgatttgttccggagttgtttaatttggttcattcacagttgttttccggaatctgtgcatgctttacacacaacccataaagacgtgacgtttggatgtgagatgtaatgcgacgcgtacatttcactaaactgaaactaacctgaacatactgtgcttcagcgctgatagtgaggagctccctgatcgccgcttctttccactttgcacgtattttttttgtcgtgaagagtcgcagggtaaggtgcatcatcactacaacactgcctttatggttctggcttttgttcacacagcgctcgttcctgtaattttccagaatcagcgcgcattgtgaaaggggctttactaaagcaacagttatgtagcttactgcattcggtgtttgaaaaagaaaaaacattaatgatcattctgaaatatcttgttgagtatcagcaggctaggctctctctatggctctgggtttggctacaacgatacatgaccgtagttacctgtgattggcctggctgtgcgtcactcaaaaaacaacaggccaatcagaagagaggttcatgaatattaattagatggaccAAATTCGACCTgcttttgacagagctcctaaaagagGAGCTGtataaatatattgagatggattttggcacttataccacaaatatatattcttaaggacatcaacaactaaaataaacctccagaaatgtgtacaatatgggacctttaagtcatATTGTAAAATCCAATATGGCATCTAAGGTCTGTACAGCTACATAGATCATAGTCATGTTTAAACATGATTTTGTTGATTTTATTCCCCTTCTGACCTTTTAACAAATCAGGTATCAGAATGAGGCAGCGATACGGCAGTGTGTGAAGGCTGACATTGATAACCTGCGTTGCATACTTAGTAAAACATGCCAAGCAAAAACCGACCTGGAGGCACAGCTCTGCCCTCTGCAGGAGGACCTTGTGTATTTGAAGAAAACTCACCAGGAGGTGTGTAGcaaaatcttttcttttttttaatgttttgaatgaAGATAAATAAAGCCAATCATTTCCTATGCTGATATGTGGTTATAGACTGTGGCAGCACTACTGTGCCAGTTGACAGACTCAAAAGTGTGTGTGGAAGTGGATGCTGCTCCTCAGCAAGACCTGAAAAaggttttggatgaaatccgttGTCATTACCAGACCATCATAGACCAACACTGCAGAGAACAGGAGTGCTGGTTCCAGGAGAAGGTGAGACTTCTGTCTCTTTCATTCACATTACAGCTTGGAGTGGTATTAATACTGTGACTCATGAGTTAAATGCCTCTCATTACATGTGTTTTTGTGACTCTCTTTAAGATGGCTGACCTGTGTAAAGATGCTGCCACCAAAACAGAGTGCCTAGAAAGCTCTAGGTCACAGATCTCAGATTTGCGGCGTACCTTGCAGTGCCTGGAGATCGAGCTACAGTCTCAAATCAGCATGGTGAGACACAGGAAACACAGGATGTGACAGACAGAATAGAAATAGCttaaaatattttgtcatatATGTGAGTGTTAATCCTTGACATCCAAAACTAAACTGAGGCAAAGCGAACAGTGGAATTGAATCAGTATCATATCACTCCTAACTTAGGGCAGAAGTTGTCAACCTTGATTTTTAGATATAAGGAATTTAATTAGCTGTTAGCTGAGGGAAACCTAAACCTGATTTTGGGTCGTTCTGTTCAGTAACTGTTCTCTTTACTCGCACAGAAAGGAGCACTGGAGTGCTCACTGTCGGAAACAGAGGCTAGATACAGCAATATGCTAGCAGGCTACCAGACGCATATCAACACATATGAGGCAGAGCTTTGTCAGGTGCGCACTGGCATTGAGCAGCAGGGCAGAGACTATGCGGAGCTGCTGGACGTCAAGAGCCGTCTGGAGCAAGAGATCGCCACCTACAGGTGCCTCCTGGAAAAGCAGGACGTCAAGTAAGTGCCTCTTTTCATTTATAAGAGGGTCACAGATAGTAGGTTTATATATAAGttttatgtat
Protein-coding sequences here:
- the LOC141293535 gene encoding keratin, type I cytoskeletal 19-like, which translates into the protein MSGIQNATCTKPSSFSFPETCTKPSSFSFPETCTKPSSFSFPETCSETCTKPSSFSFPETCTKPSSFSFPETCSETCTKPSSFSFPETCSETCTKPSSFSFPKTYSETCPKPSSFTCPKTCPSPCSLSSPKSSLCSFSTTSKSIIGPRRCGSVTPKAYSVSGIGNKTRISTCSYRANNCSPCPPLRIDGGHCGRFGARIMAAGCYEKDYDYFQKSEKATMQDLNDRLASYLDKVHYLEAANATLEKQIREYYEKKGLICQRDYSCYFKTIECLQEKMKDATVTNGKILLQIDNSKLAADDFKIKYQNEAAIRQCVKADIDNLRCILSKTCQAKTDLEAQLCPLQEDLVYLKKTHQETVAALLCQLTDSKVCVEVDAAPQQDLKKVLDEIRCHYQTIIDQHCREQECWFQEKMADLCKDAATKTECLESSRSQISDLRRTLQCLEIELQSQISMKGALECSLSETEARYSNMLAGYQTHINTYEAELCQVRTGIEQQGRDYAELLDVKSRLEQEIATYRCLLEKQDVK